Proteins co-encoded in one Halorussus sp. MSC15.2 genomic window:
- a CDS encoding PRC-barrel domain containing protein: MAPELSDDDEGKAVVNSNQRIATITDVVGDTAYVDPNWNDVPEDVMRQLDWDRSDDQYTIPASAFSGVQGDEAYLRDDLL, translated from the coding sequence ATGGCTCCGGAACTCTCCGACGACGACGAGGGGAAGGCCGTCGTCAACAGCAACCAGCGCATCGCAACCATCACCGACGTCGTCGGCGACACCGCCTACGTGGACCCGAACTGGAACGACGTCCCGGAGGACGTGATGCGGCAACTCGACTGGGACCGCAGCGACGACCAGTACACGATTCCGGCGTCGGCGTTCTCCGGCGTGCAGGGCGACGAGGCGTACCTCCGGGACG
- a CDS encoding PRC-barrel domain containing protein, which yields MTAELSDDDRGKTVVSDTERIGTVTDVRSGTAYVDPDWDHVPEDLRDALDWEEGDDHHTIDEDEVTAIQNSQVRLREDLIP from the coding sequence ATGACTGCGGAACTCTCCGACGACGACCGCGGCAAGACCGTCGTGAGCGACACCGAGCGAATCGGGACCGTCACCGACGTACGGAGCGGAACCGCCTACGTGGACCCCGACTGGGACCACGTTCCCGAGGACCTGCGCGACGCGCTCGACTGGGAGGAGGGCGACGACCACCACACCATCGACGAGGACGAGGTAACCGCGATTCAGAACAGTCAGGTCCGACTCCGCGAGGATTTGATTCCGTAG
- a CDS encoding OsmC family protein, protein MAHETIEHGVNLEQYGTFVENMTKKPDEAMLGLGARGVAEGRAMHTLAKLDAYKYGGEDIRRETREFTFQLGAHKEVEADAGFVDPADRPEPVEVALAGLTGCINATVGIVAMENDIDLDGLETTVGVDLDPRVLFGVHGTERSDETYDNFEIDIDVSGPDLTDEDAETLREGVRRSPVFNLMALSHEMTPEVRTTDEPKAA, encoded by the coding sequence ATGGCCCACGAGACCATCGAACACGGAGTGAACCTGGAACAGTACGGCACGTTCGTCGAGAACATGACCAAAAAACCCGACGAAGCGATGCTCGGACTCGGTGCTCGCGGCGTCGCCGAGGGACGAGCGATGCACACGCTGGCGAAACTCGACGCGTACAAGTACGGCGGCGAAGACATCCGGCGGGAGACCCGCGAGTTCACGTTCCAACTCGGCGCGCACAAGGAGGTCGAAGCCGACGCGGGGTTCGTCGACCCGGCCGACCGGCCGGAACCCGTCGAGGTCGCGCTGGCCGGACTCACCGGGTGCATCAACGCCACCGTCGGCATCGTGGCGATGGAGAACGACATCGACCTCGACGGACTCGAAACCACGGTCGGAGTCGACCTCGACCCGCGGGTGCTCTTCGGCGTCCACGGGACCGAACGGTCCGACGAGACCTACGACAATTTCGAGATAGACATCGACGTGAGCGGTCCGGACCTCACCGACGAGGACGCCGAGACGCTCCGCGAGGGGGTGCGCCGCTCTCCGGTGTTCAACCTGATGGCGCTGTCCCACGAGATGACGCCCGAGGTCCGGACCACGGACGAACCGAAGGCGGCGTAG
- a CDS encoding peroxiredoxin: MTLETGDEAPTVEARNQRGETVELDFSEPTVLYFYPRDDTPGCTTEAEQFDRELESYHDAGVSVFGVSTDDVESHEEFAEKYEIRFDLLADPESDIADAFGVDTSSGAAARTTFVLADGEVKAVYDGVDPDGHARDVLGDMLDDELVALE; the protein is encoded by the coding sequence ATGACGCTCGAAACCGGCGACGAGGCACCGACGGTCGAGGCCCGGAACCAGCGCGGCGAAACCGTGGAACTCGACTTCTCGGAGCCGACGGTGCTGTACTTCTACCCGCGAGACGACACGCCCGGTTGCACCACCGAGGCCGAGCAGTTCGACCGGGAACTGGAGAGCTATCACGACGCCGGGGTCTCGGTCTTCGGCGTCTCGACCGACGACGTCGAGAGCCACGAGGAGTTCGCCGAGAAGTACGAGATACGGTTCGACCTGTTGGCCGACCCCGAGAGCGACATCGCCGACGCCTTCGGCGTCGATACCTCGAGCGGTGCGGCCGCGCGCACCACCTTCGTCCTGGCCGACGGCGAGGTGAAGGCGGTCTACGACGGCGTGGACCCCGACGGTCACGCCCGCGACGTGTTGGGCGACATGCTCGACGACGAACTGGTCGCGCTGGAGTAG
- a CDS encoding Hsp20/alpha crystallin family protein: MSGRRNPFKEIEEMMNRMSRQVEESMGGSGMSELTGGRGGAAVDVADRGDELVVTADLPGYTKEDIDVMLRGETLQIQAEKSEGSEEGDGDDGRYIRKERRHQSVSRSVTLPEEVDEENVSAQFQNGVLTVTLPKMGAQEGESHRIDIS; the protein is encoded by the coding sequence ATGTCAGGACGTAGGAATCCGTTCAAGGAGATAGAGGAGATGATGAACCGCATGAGCCGTCAGGTCGAGGAGTCGATGGGCGGTTCGGGAATGAGCGAGTTGACCGGCGGACGGGGCGGCGCGGCCGTGGACGTGGCCGACCGCGGCGACGAGTTGGTCGTCACCGCGGACCTCCCCGGCTACACCAAGGAGGACATCGACGTGATGCTCCGCGGGGAGACGCTCCAGATTCAGGCCGAGAAGTCCGAGGGGTCCGAGGAGGGCGACGGCGACGACGGCCGATACATCCGGAAGGAGCGCCGCCACCAGTCGGTGAGTCGGTCGGTGACGCTCCCCGAGGAGGTGGACGAGGAGAACGTCTCCGCCCAGTTCCAGAACGGCGTGCTGACGGTGACGTTGCCCAAGATGGGAGCGCAAGAGGGAGAGTCTCACCGCATCGACATCAGTTAA
- the pheA gene encoding prephenate dehydratase has translation MQAVTLGPEGTYSHRAASAVTDDVDFRESVTAIVEAVADGEFDRGVVPIENSIEGSVTETLDALTDREVAAVQEIVTPIRHALLARGEDFSVVASHSQALAQCRSYLDSEYPDVELEAVASTARGVEHARENPDVAGIGHPANAHEGDDLRVIAEGIQDRTSNATRFLVIAPTHERSDAGGKSSLVVYPNANYPGLLLELLEPFADRDINLTRVESRPSGERLGDYVFHIDFEAGLYEDRAQAAIADIEEIAEKGWVRKLGSYDTEHVV, from the coding sequence ATGCAAGCAGTCACGCTCGGTCCAGAGGGCACCTACTCCCATCGGGCGGCCAGCGCAGTCACCGACGACGTGGACTTCCGCGAGTCCGTCACCGCCATCGTGGAGGCGGTGGCCGACGGCGAGTTCGACCGCGGCGTCGTCCCCATCGAGAACAGCATCGAGGGGAGCGTCACCGAGACGCTCGACGCGCTGACCGACCGAGAGGTCGCCGCCGTGCAGGAAATCGTCACTCCAATCCGGCACGCGTTGCTCGCTCGGGGCGAGGACTTCTCGGTCGTCGCCAGCCACTCTCAGGCGCTCGCGCAGTGCCGTAGCTACCTCGACTCCGAGTACCCCGACGTCGAACTCGAAGCCGTCGCCAGTACCGCGCGCGGCGTCGAACACGCCCGCGAGAACCCGGACGTAGCCGGTATCGGTCACCCGGCCAACGCTCACGAGGGCGACGACCTCCGAGTTATCGCCGAAGGGATTCAGGACCGGACTTCGAACGCCACGCGATTCCTCGTCATCGCGCCCACCCACGAGCGGTCGGACGCGGGCGGCAAGTCCTCGCTGGTGGTCTACCCGAACGCCAACTACCCCGGACTCCTGCTCGAACTCCTCGAACCGTTCGCCGACCGCGACATCAACCTGACGCGGGTCGAATCGCGGCCGAGCGGCGAGCGACTCGGCGATTACGTGTTCCACATCGACTTCGAGGCCGGACTCTACGAGGACCGCGCGCAGGCGGCCATCGCGGACATCGAGGAGATTGCGGAGAAAGGCTGGGTCCGGAAGTTGGGGTCCTACGACACGGAACATGTCGTCTGA
- a CDS encoding HVO_0649 family zinc finger protein, whose protein sequence is MSHSRNGGRSPFERLRSRFEETDLVCPKCRYEDADGRWVAETTGDRVQYRHLCPSCGYVRRRTFRLGGE, encoded by the coding sequence ATGTCCCACTCCAGAAACGGCGGACGTTCCCCCTTCGAGCGACTCCGGTCGCGCTTCGAGGAGACGGACCTCGTCTGTCCGAAGTGCCGATACGAAGACGCCGACGGTCGGTGGGTGGCCGAGACCACGGGCGACCGCGTCCAGTACCGCCACCTCTGTCCGAGTTGCGGGTACGTCCGGCGGCGGACGTTCCGACTCGGCGGAGAGTGA
- a CDS encoding ABC transporter ATP-binding protein, with product MREKQPMGIIETTSLTKRYGDVTAIEDLHLTVRKGEAFGFLGPNGAGKSTTINILLGFLEPSSGSACVLGHDVQTESKALRRRIGVVPEGTSVYEQLTGRKHVELATRMKNCDDDPEDRLRYVGLDPEDWDRRAGDYSKGMRQRLSLAMGLVGNPDLLILDEPTSGLDPNGMQDVRDIIREQTDAGRTVFMSSHLLAEVESVCKRVGIMNDGELVTVDEVDRLRETAVGDADVKLSVEAVPDELDLTAIEGVTDVTIADSTIRVACSKRDTKMAVIRHVDQIATVTDVVAEDISLEAVFETYTEDRRIVEESA from the coding sequence GTGCGAGAAAAACAGCCCATGGGTATAATTGAAACCACTTCGCTGACAAAACGCTATGGCGATGTAACCGCCATCGAGGACCTCCATCTTACGGTGAGGAAAGGCGAAGCGTTCGGATTCCTTGGTCCAAACGGCGCAGGCAAATCCACCACTATCAACATCCTTCTCGGATTTCTCGAGCCGTCGAGCGGGAGTGCGTGCGTGTTGGGCCACGACGTGCAGACCGAATCGAAAGCATTGCGTCGGCGTATCGGAGTAGTTCCGGAGGGCACGAGCGTCTACGAACAACTGACGGGACGAAAGCACGTCGAGTTAGCGACCCGGATGAAGAACTGCGACGACGACCCCGAGGACCGCCTGCGCTACGTCGGACTCGACCCCGAGGACTGGGACCGGAGAGCGGGGGACTACTCGAAAGGGATGCGCCAGCGACTCTCACTGGCGATGGGGCTGGTGGGAAATCCCGACCTCCTAATTCTGGACGAACCGACGTCAGGTCTCGACCCGAACGGGATGCAGGACGTGCGTGATATTATACGCGAGCAAACAGACGCTGGGCGGACAGTGTTTATGTCGAGTCATCTCCTCGCAGAAGTCGAGTCTGTCTGCAAGCGGGTCGGCATCATGAACGATGGCGAGTTGGTAACTGTAGACGAGGTAGACCGACTCCGTGAGACGGCAGTCGGCGACGCGGACGTGAAACTCAGCGTCGAAGCGGTTCCCGACGAACTCGACTTGACCGCAATAGAAGGAGTGACCGACGTGACGATAGCGGATTCGACGATTCGCGTGGCCTGCTCGAAGCGCGACACGAAAATGGCCGTCATCAGACACGTAGATCAGATAGCGACCGTAACCGACGTCGTTGCGGAGGACATCTCGCTCGAAGCCGTCTTCGAGACTTACACCGAGGACAGACGGATAGTGGAGGAATCGGCATGA
- a CDS encoding ABC transporter permease gives MSISDVVRTDLSVLRRSKLSWAVLTVLLFSTAGAFYRSINRTPVGTAEKGITAIAYGAMIVIPITALVASAFAIAAERENGTIRFLLGFPNERVEVVLGKVLSRAILVNGGLALGFLAVALLAVVGADRPRLITVGQFALLTMLFATSYVGLAVGISAGVTTQIRAIGGTIVAYLFWSIFWLPGFPYSVAVYVENLLAKIVGHELGRTTVVHIEVLNPPTAYMQTVQVLGPSFEEFSRGSSMASALVEPSVAIGSLVAWTVLPLAFGYWRFRAAEIN, from the coding sequence ATGAGTATCAGTGACGTCGTCCGAACGGACCTGAGCGTCCTCAGGCGTTCGAAGCTCTCATGGGCGGTCCTCACTGTTCTCCTGTTCTCTACTGCGGGGGCGTTCTATCGGTCGATAAATCGAACACCGGTCGGGACGGCCGAGAAGGGCATCACCGCAATCGCGTACGGTGCGATGATTGTGATTCCAATCACGGCCCTCGTTGCTTCTGCGTTCGCTATCGCTGCGGAGCGCGAGAACGGAACGATACGGTTCCTCCTCGGCTTCCCGAACGAACGAGTCGAGGTCGTTCTCGGAAAAGTTCTGTCTCGGGCTATCCTCGTCAACGGCGGACTCGCGCTCGGATTTCTCGCTGTCGCACTATTAGCGGTCGTCGGGGCTGACAGACCCCGACTTATCACGGTCGGCCAGTTCGCACTCTTGACGATGTTGTTCGCCACCTCCTACGTCGGTCTCGCGGTGGGAATCTCCGCCGGAGTAACGACCCAGATACGCGCAATCGGGGGGACTATAGTGGCGTACCTCTTTTGGAGCATCTTCTGGCTTCCCGGTTTCCCCTACTCGGTCGCGGTGTACGTAGAGAATCTTTTAGCAAAGATAGTCGGACACGAACTCGGTCGGACGACCGTCGTACACATCGAGGTTCTCAATCCACCGACGGCCTACATGCAGACGGTACAGGTTTTGGGACCGTCGTTCGAGGAGTTCTCGAGGGGGTCATCGATGGCGAGCGCACTCGTCGAGCCGAGCGTCGCCATCGGGTCGCTCGTGGCGTGGACCGTCCTGCCGCTCGCGTTCGGCTACTGGCGGTTCAGAGCCGCCGAGATAAACTAA
- a CDS encoding ABC transporter ATP-binding protein → MAAIETSGLTKHYGDIVAVDDLDLVVEEGEAFGFLGPNGAGKSTTIDLLLGFLTPTRGNAEILGHDVESESKTVREQLGVLPEGASTYSNLTGIEHVDLAIEMKGGADETEELLEYVGLSPEDWDRPVGGYSKGMRQRLALGMALVGDPEMLLLDEPSSGLDPSGIRDIRNIIEDQVDAGRTVFFSSHILSEVESVCERVGIMRDGTLVTVDEVEKLRAATVGDAEIKLRVETVPNRLNLSNIDNVSDVRTKNDTIRATCSTPSAKISVINQVDEEVEITDVVAEDTSLETVFNTYVQNGRSEATGDSP, encoded by the coding sequence ATGGCTGCTATCGAGACTTCGGGCTTGACGAAACACTACGGCGATATCGTCGCCGTCGATGATTTAGATTTGGTCGTTGAAGAAGGTGAAGCATTTGGATTTCTTGGTCCGAACGGGGCCGGTAAGTCAACGACTATTGATTTGCTTCTGGGTTTTCTGACACCGACTCGTGGGAACGCGGAGATACTAGGCCACGACGTAGAATCAGAATCAAAGACAGTTCGAGAGCAACTCGGTGTCCTTCCCGAAGGAGCCAGCACCTACAGTAATCTAACAGGAATAGAACACGTGGATTTAGCAATTGAGATGAAAGGCGGTGCTGACGAGACTGAAGAGTTGTTGGAGTACGTCGGACTATCACCGGAAGATTGGGACCGTCCCGTCGGTGGCTACTCGAAAGGGATGCGCCAACGTCTCGCACTCGGGATGGCACTGGTCGGCGACCCCGAGATGCTACTTCTCGACGAACCATCCAGTGGACTGGACCCTTCCGGGATACGTGATATTCGGAATATCATCGAGGATCAGGTCGACGCGGGACGAACTGTTTTTTTCTCCAGCCACATTCTTTCGGAAGTAGAGTCTGTCTGTGAACGGGTTGGAATTATGCGGGACGGGACGCTCGTCACTGTAGACGAGGTCGAAAAACTTCGTGCGGCAACTGTCGGCGATGCGGAAATCAAACTCCGTGTTGAGACTGTTCCTAACCGCCTCAATCTCTCGAATATCGATAACGTGAGTGACGTGAGGACGAAGAACGATACGATTCGTGCGACCTGTTCGACGCCGTCCGCGAAAATCAGCGTGATTAATCAGGTGGACGAAGAAGTGGAAATTACAGATGTCGTAGCTGAGGATACTTCTCTCGAAACAGTGTTCAATACGTACGTGCAGAACGGCCGGTCGGAAGCAACGGGGGACTCGCCATGA
- a CDS encoding ABC transporter permease subunit codes for MSVRLILRQDLLALRRTKLVWAVLLFCPLLVFGGFYAVVSNQTGTNQTVLLGLLGIVFPILVFVPMLSLVVSAFSIAKEREQGNIRFLLSFPNDRREVVLGKFCSRSLLTAGGLLVGFVLATLLSVFLTGTLNIGMFLTFSVLTLLLMTSYVSIATGISATVTTQSRAIVASIGAYLVWNVFWIPAVPNSIPSLLEQHFGLSNSSLILLRMGSPSNAYLQSIQYVSPRTEKLVETMSAGSELGSPLVAVSMLIVWSVLPLVLGYWQFQKADIS; via the coding sequence ATGAGCGTCAGGTTAATCCTCCGGCAAGACCTGCTGGCGCTACGTCGAACGAAACTAGTGTGGGCAGTACTACTCTTCTGTCCGTTACTCGTATTTGGAGGATTTTATGCAGTGGTTAGTAACCAAACAGGTACTAATCAAACGGTTCTTCTCGGCCTTCTCGGAATAGTTTTCCCGATACTGGTGTTCGTCCCGATGCTCTCGTTGGTGGTCTCGGCCTTCTCGATAGCGAAAGAACGGGAACAGGGAAACATCCGGTTTTTACTTTCGTTTCCCAACGACCGACGGGAGGTCGTCCTCGGGAAATTTTGTTCTCGAAGTTTGCTGACCGCCGGCGGTTTACTGGTAGGGTTCGTTCTGGCTACGCTACTTTCCGTATTCCTTACTGGTACTCTGAATATCGGGATGTTCCTGACCTTCTCGGTGTTGACGCTTCTCCTTATGACGTCCTACGTTAGTATCGCTACCGGTATTTCCGCCACTGTGACTACCCAGTCGCGTGCGATAGTCGCATCGATAGGAGCGTACCTCGTCTGGAACGTCTTCTGGATTCCCGCTGTCCCGAACTCGATTCCGTCACTTCTAGAGCAACATTTCGGTCTTTCCAATTCTTCACTGATACTCTTAAGGATGGGTAGCCCATCGAACGCGTACCTTCAGTCGATACAGTACGTCTCTCCGAGAACTGAGAAGTTAGTAGAAACTATGTCGGCGGGGTCTGAATTGGGCTCTCCGTTGGTCGCGGTAAGTATGCTCATCGTCTGGTCCGTGCTTCCACTCGTACTGGGATATTGGCAGTTCCAGAAGGCAGACATATCCTAA
- the lpdA gene encoding dihydrolipoyl dehydrogenase, with amino-acid sequence MVVGDISTGTDVLVIGAGPGGYVAAIRAGQLDLDVTLVEKDAYGGTCLNYGCIPSKAMITASDLAHEAGHAEEMGIYADPEVEMSEMVGWKDGVVDQLTGGVEKLAKANGVELMEGRAEFADENKARVVHSGGGQGSETVKFEHAIVSTGSRPIEVPGFDFGDDPVLDSRQALALEEVPESLVIVGAGYIGMELAGVFAKLGTDVTIVEMLDSVLPGYEDDLARPVKKKAEELGIDFHFGEAASGWEESGDGITVRTEDEDGEVSEFGAEKVLVAVGREPVTDTLELDNAGVETDENGFIPTDDRARTNVEHIHAIGDVSGEPMLAHVASKEGQVAAEVVAGEPSALDYQAVPAAVFTDPEIGTVGMTEAEAEEEGFEPTVGKFPFNASGRALTTGHADGFVRIVADEPSGFLLGAQIVGPEASELVAELGLAIEMGATLEDVAATIHTHPTLSEAVMEAAENALGHAIHTLNR; translated from the coding sequence ATGGTCGTCGGAGACATCTCGACGGGAACGGACGTGTTGGTAATCGGCGCGGGACCGGGCGGCTACGTCGCCGCGATTCGCGCGGGCCAGTTGGACCTCGACGTGACCCTCGTGGAGAAGGACGCCTACGGCGGGACCTGCCTCAACTACGGTTGCATCCCCTCGAAGGCGATGATTACGGCGTCGGACCTCGCCCACGAGGCAGGCCACGCCGAGGAAATGGGCATCTACGCCGACCCCGAGGTGGAGATGAGCGAGATGGTCGGCTGGAAGGACGGCGTCGTGGACCAACTCACGGGCGGCGTCGAGAAACTCGCCAAGGCCAACGGCGTCGAACTGATGGAGGGCCGCGCGGAGTTCGCCGACGAGAACAAGGCCCGCGTCGTCCACAGCGGCGGCGGGCAGGGTTCCGAGACGGTCAAGTTCGAACACGCCATCGTTTCGACTGGAAGTCGCCCCATCGAAGTGCCCGGCTTCGACTTCGGCGACGACCCCGTACTCGACTCCCGGCAGGCGCTCGCACTGGAGGAGGTGCCCGAGAGCCTCGTCATCGTCGGCGCGGGCTACATCGGCATGGAACTCGCGGGCGTCTTCGCCAAGTTGGGTACCGACGTGACGATAGTCGAGATGCTCGACTCGGTCCTTCCGGGCTACGAGGACGACCTCGCGCGCCCCGTCAAGAAGAAGGCGGAGGAACTGGGCATCGACTTCCACTTCGGCGAGGCCGCCAGCGGGTGGGAGGAGTCGGGCGACGGCATCACCGTCCGGACCGAGGACGAGGACGGCGAGGTCTCGGAGTTCGGCGCGGAGAAGGTGCTGGTCGCGGTCGGCCGCGAACCCGTCACCGACACGCTCGAACTCGACAACGCGGGCGTCGAGACCGACGAGAACGGTTTCATCCCGACCGACGACCGTGCGCGGACGAACGTCGAGCACATCCACGCCATCGGTGACGTGTCCGGCGAGCCGATGCTCGCGCACGTGGCCAGCAAGGAGGGGCAGGTCGCCGCGGAGGTCGTCGCGGGCGAACCCTCGGCGCTGGACTATCAGGCGGTCCCCGCCGCGGTGTTCACCGACCCCGAAATCGGCACGGTCGGCATGACCGAAGCGGAGGCCGAGGAGGAGGGCTTCGAACCCACCGTCGGCAAGTTCCCGTTCAACGCGTCGGGCCGCGCGCTCACGACGGGCCACGCCGACGGCTTCGTCCGCATCGTCGCGGACGAACCCAGTGGTTTCCTGCTCGGCGCGCAGATTGTGGGACCGGAGGCCTCCGAACTCGTCGCGGAACTCGGACTCGCCATTGAGATGGGCGCGACGCTGGAGGACGTCGCGGCGACGATTCACACCCACCCGACGCTCTCGGAGGCCGTGATGGAGGCCGCCGAGAACGCGCTCGGGCACGCGATTCACACGCTGAACCGCTGA